From the Billgrantia sulfidoxydans genome, one window contains:
- a CDS encoding TAXI family TRAP transporter solute-binding subunit has product MRALKYAAAASLLVVAPLASAQQLSIATGGTGGVYYPIGGGFAEIINDHLEGYEASAEVTGASVENMGLIMRGDADLALVLADTAQQAYEGSGDFEGRQIENTRALASVYPNAVQLVVLADSDIESLADLKGKRVSVGAPGSGTELNARALLESNGITYDDITPQRLNFNETADAIRDGDIDAGFWSVGPPTSSILNLAATRDIRLIGLSDEEIANAQEQEPVFAAYQLKAGMYDGMEEPVQTISIPNVLVVNADMDEELAYNLTKVLFERIDDLIAVHPAANDTTIEFTMGSTPVPLHPGAIRYYEEVDAEIPDKLRP; this is encoded by the coding sequence ATGCGAGCTCTCAAATACGCGGCAGCCGCTTCGCTGCTGGTCGTGGCCCCGCTGGCGAGCGCCCAACAGCTCTCGATCGCTACCGGCGGTACCGGCGGCGTGTACTATCCGATCGGTGGTGGCTTCGCCGAGATCATCAACGACCACCTCGAAGGCTACGAAGCGAGTGCCGAAGTGACCGGCGCCTCGGTCGAGAACATGGGGCTGATCATGCGTGGCGATGCCGACCTGGCCCTGGTGCTGGCCGACACCGCCCAGCAGGCCTACGAGGGTAGCGGCGACTTCGAGGGCCGCCAGATCGAGAACACCCGCGCGCTGGCCTCGGTCTACCCCAACGCGGTGCAGCTGGTGGTGCTCGCCGACTCCGACATCGAGTCGTTGGCGGACCTGAAGGGCAAGCGTGTCTCCGTCGGCGCCCCGGGCAGCGGCACCGAGCTCAACGCCCGCGCGCTGCTGGAATCCAACGGCATCACCTACGATGACATCACGCCGCAGCGGCTGAACTTCAACGAGACCGCCGACGCCATCCGTGACGGCGACATCGATGCAGGCTTCTGGAGCGTCGGGCCGCCCACCAGCTCGATCCTCAACCTGGCCGCCACCCGTGACATCCGCCTGATTGGCCTCTCCGACGAGGAGATCGCCAACGCGCAGGAGCAGGAGCCGGTATTCGCCGCCTATCAGCTCAAGGCCGGCATGTACGACGGTATGGAGGAGCCGGTGCAGACCATCAGTATCCCCAACGTGCTGGTCGTCAACGCCGACATGGACGAGGAGCTGGCCTACAACCTGACCAAGGTGCTCTTCGAACGCATCGACGACCTGATCGCCGTGCACCCGGCGGCCAACGACACCACCATCGAGTTCACCATGGGCTCGACGCCGGTGCCGCTGCATCCCGGGGCGATCCGCTACTACGAAGAGGTCGATGCCGAGATTCCCGACAAGCTGCGCCCATGA
- a CDS encoding XRE family transcriptional regulator: MSTARHSSNAELLDPPRRCPDLDVRDLEKRTRLMRIVTRLIAVSDLGCREIARRAGLPAQKISDLLAGRLEHLSLDELRLVYHTVDPDSALDY, translated from the coding sequence ATGAGTACGGCACGACATTCTTCCAACGCGGAACTCCTCGACCCCCCGCGAAGATGCCCTGACCTCGATGTCAGGGATTTGGAAAAACGCACACGCCTCATGCGCATCGTCACACGGCTGATCGCCGTTTCCGACCTTGGCTGTCGCGAAATCGCTCGCCGCGCCGGGCTTCCGGCACAGAAGATCAGCGATCTGCTGGCAGGCCGCCTCGAGCACCTCTCTCTCGACGAGCTACGTCTGGTCTATCACACTGTCGACCCGGACAGTGCGCTCGATTACTAG
- a CDS encoding APC family permease, translated as MTQENGKAAGQLARVLARKDVLALAFGAMIGWGWIVLTGSWIQSAGSLGAITAFLVGGLIIVLVGLTYAELASAMPQVGGEHVYSYRALGHFASFLCTWAITLGYVSVVAFEAVALPTVVEHLFPDYAVGHLWTIAGWEVKATWVAVGVAGSVLMMWVNYVGIRTAALLQKLVTLLILVVGILFITGALFQGSTTTMEPLFSVEQGVLGGIMLVIIMVPFMFVGFDVIPQAAEEINLPFREIGRVLMISVIMAVFWYSFIILGTSLMLNPDQLATSSLAVPDAMQAVFQAPWAGKLMILAGIAGIVTSWNAFYVGGSRAIYALAHSGMLPAWLAKLHPKHRTPTNAILVMGVLSSIAPFFGRPALVWLVVAGGLGIVIAYLFVAVSFVVLRRREPEMPRPFRVRHGKLVGSLSILLSLGLIALYLPGSPSALAPVEWLMSAGWMGGGLALYAWSRKRYGIAYSDRMMTRELAGADPYPGR; from the coding sequence ATGACCCAGGAAAACGGAAAAGCGGCGGGGCAGCTGGCTCGAGTGCTGGCCCGCAAGGATGTGCTGGCGCTGGCCTTCGGCGCCATGATCGGCTGGGGGTGGATCGTGCTGACCGGCAGTTGGATCCAGTCGGCCGGAAGCCTGGGCGCGATCACGGCCTTTCTGGTCGGCGGGCTGATCATCGTGCTGGTGGGCCTCACCTACGCCGAGCTCGCCTCCGCCATGCCCCAGGTGGGCGGCGAGCATGTCTACAGCTACCGGGCGCTGGGGCACTTCGCCTCCTTCCTGTGCACCTGGGCGATCACCCTGGGCTACGTCAGCGTGGTGGCCTTCGAGGCCGTGGCGTTGCCCACCGTCGTCGAGCACTTGTTCCCCGACTACGCCGTGGGGCACCTGTGGACTATCGCCGGCTGGGAGGTGAAGGCGACCTGGGTGGCCGTCGGGGTGGCCGGCTCGGTGCTGATGATGTGGGTGAACTACGTGGGCATCCGCACCGCGGCACTGCTGCAGAAGCTGGTGACCCTGCTGATCCTGGTGGTGGGCATCCTGTTCATCACCGGCGCGCTGTTCCAGGGCAGCACAACGACCATGGAGCCGCTGTTCTCCGTCGAGCAGGGGGTCCTGGGGGGCATCATGCTGGTGATCATCATGGTGCCTTTCATGTTCGTGGGTTTCGACGTCATCCCCCAGGCGGCCGAGGAGATCAACCTGCCGTTTCGCGAGATTGGCCGCGTATTGATGATCTCGGTGATCATGGCGGTGTTCTGGTATTCGTTCATCATCCTCGGCACCTCCTTGATGCTGAACCCCGACCAGCTGGCTACCAGTTCCCTGGCCGTGCCGGATGCCATGCAGGCCGTCTTCCAGGCGCCATGGGCGGGCAAATTGATGATCCTGGCCGGTATCGCGGGCATCGTCACCAGTTGGAACGCCTTCTACGTGGGTGGCTCGCGGGCGATCTATGCGCTGGCGCACTCCGGCATGCTGCCGGCCTGGCTGGCCAAGCTGCATCCCAAGCACCGCACCCCCACCAACGCCATCCTGGTGATGGGCGTGCTCTCGTCGATCGCGCCGTTCTTCGGCCGTCCGGCCCTGGTCTGGCTGGTCGTGGCCGGCGGGCTCGGCATCGTCATCGCCTACCTGTTCGTGGCGGTGTCGTTCGTGGTGCTGCGGCGTCGCGAGCCGGAGATGCCGCGCCCGTTCCGGGTGCGCCACGGCAAGCTGGTGGGCAGCCTCTCGATCCTGCTCTCCCTGGGGCTCATCGCCCTCTATCTGCCCGGCAGTCCCTCCGCGCTGGCACCGGTCGAATGGCTGATGTCCGCCGGCTGGATGGGCGGCGGCCTGGCGCTCTACGCCTGGTCGAGGAAGCGCTACGGCATCGCCTACAGCGACCGCATGATGACCCGCGAGCTGGCCGGAGCGGATCCCTATCCGGGACGCTGA
- a CDS encoding sodium:solute symporter family transporter, giving the protein MFYLTSAVLGAALLCFAFLGLHARRADGPLDDYVTARNSQSAATLGLSFLASGMGAWILFAPPEIGAFVGPVALAGYAIGSALPFIVLGLYGPAIRRQLPEGRSIGEFAEACYGTGVRRWVALVSVLYMACFLAAELTAIGAITALLSEVPPALVVIGVAATTLLYTAIGGLRASLATDRWQAWLLIALLLIVGGVALVRLPEMPVGAALPSIPVDGALGVALTLVIAVTAANLFHQGYWQRVWAARDERALHRGAWLGGATTVAVVALVGGLGMLAAMSGLTLGEPPMPFFALLGEAPGWLALPALVLAVTLVASSVDTLQNGIASLVVAGSGRRGLSIGAARLVSVALMVPVVIVALQGLSVLRLFLIADLLCAAIVVPVLLGLWRRMTPLAAMAGGMAGLLGAILPGWVAQGSLAAGVLAASFPGSIPTLPPFLGALAASTLVSLAVASAAPHERARPL; this is encoded by the coding sequence ATGTTCTACCTGACGTCAGCCGTGCTCGGCGCGGCGCTGCTGTGCTTTGCCTTCCTGGGCCTGCATGCCCGCCGGGCCGACGGCCCTCTCGACGACTACGTCACCGCCCGCAACTCTCAGTCCGCCGCTACCTTGGGGCTGTCGTTCCTGGCCTCGGGCATGGGCGCGTGGATCCTCTTCGCGCCGCCGGAGATCGGCGCCTTCGTCGGCCCGGTGGCGCTGGCGGGTTATGCCATCGGTTCGGCGCTGCCGTTCATCGTGCTGGGGCTCTACGGCCCGGCGATCCGGCGCCAGCTGCCTGAGGGGCGCAGCATCGGCGAGTTCGCCGAAGCCTGCTACGGCACCGGCGTGCGGCGCTGGGTGGCGCTGGTCTCGGTGCTCTACATGGCCTGCTTCCTGGCCGCCGAGCTGACCGCTATCGGTGCGATTACGGCGCTGCTGTCGGAAGTACCGCCGGCACTGGTGGTGATCGGCGTGGCCGCGACCACGCTGCTCTACACTGCCATCGGCGGCCTGCGGGCGAGCCTGGCCACCGATCGCTGGCAAGCGTGGCTGCTGATCGCCCTGCTGCTCATCGTGGGCGGCGTCGCCCTCGTGCGTCTGCCCGAGATGCCCGTCGGGGCAGCGCTGCCGTCGATTCCCGTCGACGGCGCACTGGGCGTGGCGCTGACCCTGGTCATCGCGGTCACCGCCGCCAATCTCTTCCACCAGGGATACTGGCAGCGGGTCTGGGCCGCCCGCGACGAGCGTGCGCTGCATCGCGGCGCCTGGCTGGGCGGCGCGACTACCGTGGCGGTGGTCGCGCTGGTGGGCGGGCTCGGCATGCTCGCGGCGATGAGTGGCCTGACGCTCGGTGAGCCGCCGATGCCGTTCTTCGCGCTGCTCGGCGAGGCGCCGGGCTGGCTGGCGCTGCCGGCGCTGGTCTTGGCGGTCACGCTGGTCGCTTCCAGCGTTGATACCCTGCAGAACGGCATTGCCTCGCTGGTGGTGGCGGGGTCCGGCAGGCGTGGGCTCTCCATCGGGGCGGCGCGGCTGGTCAGCGTGGCGCTGATGGTGCCGGTGGTGATCGTGGCGCTGCAGGGGCTCTCGGTGCTGCGCCTGTTCCTGATTGCCGATCTGCTGTGCGCCGCCATCGTGGTGCCGGTGCTGCTCGGTCTGTGGCGGCGCATGACCCCGCTGGCCGCGATGGCGGGAGGCATGGCGGGCCTGCTCGGCGCCATCCTGCCGGGCTGGGTCGCCCAGGGCAGCCTGGCGGCCGGCGTGCTGGCGGCGAGCTTTCCGGGCAGCATTCCCACGCTGCCGCCGTTCCTCGGTGCGCTGGCGGCCTCGACCCTGGTCAGCCTGGCCGTGGCGAGCGCGGCGCCCCACGAACGCGCCCGCCCGCTGTGA
- a CDS encoding peroxidase-related enzyme (This protein belongs to a clade of uncharacterized proteins related to peroxidases such as the alkylhydroperoxidase AhpD.) yields MTAPISRFPVPESIEDLPDDIREAILAVQEKAGFVPNVFLMLAHRPDEFRAFFAYHDALMERESDTLTKAEKEMIVVATSARNRCLYCVVAHGALVRIYSKAPLLADQVAINHRTAPISERHRVMLDFALYCGLELGELTDEWQARLVEVGFTHEDIWDIGAITAFFGLSNRLVTLTGTPPNPEFYLMGRVPREK; encoded by the coding sequence ATGACCGCACCGATCAGCCGCTTCCCCGTACCCGAATCGATCGAAGATCTGCCCGACGATATCCGCGAGGCCATCCTGGCCGTACAGGAGAAGGCCGGCTTCGTGCCAAACGTGTTCCTGATGCTGGCGCATCGCCCCGATGAATTCCGCGCCTTTTTCGCCTACCACGATGCCCTGATGGAGCGGGAATCCGACACCCTGACCAAGGCGGAGAAGGAGATGATCGTGGTCGCCACCAGCGCCCGCAACCGCTGCCTCTACTGCGTGGTGGCTCATGGCGCGCTGGTGCGCATCTACAGCAAGGCCCCGCTGCTGGCCGACCAGGTGGCGATCAACCACCGCACCGCGCCGATCAGCGAGCGCCACCGGGTGATGCTCGACTTCGCGCTGTACTGCGGCCTGGAGTTGGGCGAACTCACCGATGAATGGCAGGCCCGCCTCGTCGAGGTCGGCTTCACCCACGAGGACATCTGGGACATCGGCGCCATCACCGCCTTCTTCGGCCTCTCCAACCGCCTCGTCACCCTCACCGGCACGCCGCCGAACCCGGAGTTCTACCTGATGGGCAGGGTGCCGCGGGAGAAGTAG
- a CDS encoding sensor domain-containing diguanylate cyclase yields the protein MPHLSPFVVGLHQWLLALLCLVPLNAQAAIEVGALTGELNLGPHVQLLEDAERELDIEQLVGEGGALAWQPSRQETLNFSFSDSAWWLRLRIENGSSKEVRRLLELAMPLHDYLDAYVVDEHGEIVSQWQTGNRRDFDSRPVTHRTFVLPVYVPAGESRQIFLRLDTHDGLYDATPLYLMSDAGFLAKAQRELMAFSLYFGALLALLIYNLLLYVATRERSLLLYVAYLGSFFILMFTARGFAFQYWWPTLPTFNNQLVPINIGFFALMLAVFSNSFLSLRRHAPRMTHVLFVVGGMCLLSSLPALLGHYAPLFRLMIPAAIVLSCLLLGVAVWRSLQRDTLARIYLVAWGVLLVGVALYFLRVAGVLPYNLVTEYAVQVGSGIEFLLLSLGLAWKINQFKNEKLAAERATLELQRSLNERLEVEVEQRTHELERANQRLTALARTDPLTGLLNRRQFHELVEEKLQERRRSGLPLLFAVMDIDDFKRYNDAYGHQAGDEVLMRVATMLQDHFQRAGDRLFRLGGEEFGILLEADSLEAGQHALERFRQALEQLRIPHETSCYGVVTGSFGLVCCRDCRKVPSAMALYRQADLAMYEAKERSRNRVVTRSIAEVLE from the coding sequence ATGCCGCACCTTTCTCCATTCGTGGTCGGGCTTCACCAATGGCTACTGGCCTTGTTGTGCCTCGTCCCGCTCAATGCCCAGGCCGCTATCGAGGTTGGCGCCCTGACTGGGGAGCTGAACCTGGGGCCGCATGTCCAGCTGCTCGAGGATGCCGAGCGCGAGCTCGACATCGAGCAGCTGGTGGGCGAGGGTGGTGCCCTGGCGTGGCAGCCCTCGCGGCAGGAGACTCTCAACTTCAGCTTCTCCGACTCGGCGTGGTGGTTGCGGCTGCGAATCGAGAACGGCTCCAGCAAGGAAGTGCGCAGGCTGCTGGAGCTGGCCATGCCCCTGCACGACTACCTCGATGCCTATGTGGTGGATGAGCACGGTGAGATCGTCAGCCAATGGCAGACAGGTAATCGTCGGGATTTCGATTCCCGCCCCGTTACCCATCGCACCTTCGTGCTGCCGGTCTATGTGCCTGCCGGTGAGTCGCGGCAGATATTCCTGCGGCTCGACACACATGACGGGCTGTATGACGCCACGCCCCTCTACCTGATGAGCGATGCGGGCTTCCTGGCCAAGGCCCAGCGCGAGCTGATGGCCTTCAGCCTCTACTTCGGTGCGCTGCTTGCGCTGTTGATCTACAACCTGCTGCTCTATGTGGCGACGCGGGAGCGCTCGCTCCTGCTCTACGTGGCTTACCTCGGGTCCTTCTTCATTCTGATGTTCACGGCGCGAGGCTTCGCGTTCCAGTACTGGTGGCCGACACTACCGACATTCAACAACCAACTGGTGCCGATCAATATCGGCTTCTTCGCTCTCATGCTCGCTGTCTTCAGCAACAGTTTCTTGAGCCTGCGCCGGCATGCCCCCCGTATGACCCACGTACTTTTTGTCGTGGGCGGCATGTGCCTGCTCAGCTCCCTGCCGGCGCTACTCGGCCATTATGCGCCATTGTTTCGCCTGATGATCCCCGCCGCCATCGTGCTCTCCTGCCTGTTGCTGGGCGTGGCGGTGTGGCGGAGCTTGCAGCGCGATACCCTTGCCAGGATCTACCTGGTGGCATGGGGCGTGCTGCTGGTAGGCGTCGCGCTGTACTTCCTGCGGGTCGCGGGCGTGCTGCCCTACAACCTCGTGACTGAATACGCCGTCCAGGTCGGCTCGGGCATCGAGTTTCTGCTGCTCTCGCTGGGGCTGGCTTGGAAGATCAATCAGTTCAAGAACGAGAAGCTCGCCGCCGAGCGCGCCACGCTCGAGCTGCAGCGCTCCCTCAACGAGCGGCTGGAAGTGGAGGTAGAGCAACGCACGCACGAACTGGAGCGAGCCAACCAGCGGCTCACGGCGCTGGCGCGCACAGACCCCTTGACCGGCCTGCTGAACCGCCGCCAGTTCCATGAGCTGGTCGAGGAGAAGCTGCAGGAGCGACGACGCAGCGGTCTGCCGCTGCTGTTCGCAGTGATGGATATCGACGACTTCAAGCGGTACAACGACGCCTACGGCCATCAGGCAGGCGACGAGGTGCTGATGCGGGTGGCCACCATGCTTCAGGACCACTTCCAGCGCGCCGGCGACCGGTTGTTCCGTCTGGGCGGAGAGGAATTCGGCATCCTGCTCGAGGCCGATTCGCTGGAGGCGGGGCAGCATGCGCTGGAGCGCTTCCGCCAGGCCCTGGAGCAGCTTCGAATTCCCCACGAGACATCGTGCTATGGAGTGGTGACCGGCTCCTTTGGCCTGGTGTGCTGCCGCGACTGTCGCAAGGTGCCCTCCGCCATGGCCCTGTATCGTCAGGCGGACCTGGCGATGTACGAAGCCAAGGAGCGGAGTCGTAACCGGGTGGTGACCCGATCCATAGCCGAGGTACTGGAGTAG
- a CDS encoding CoA-acylating methylmalonate-semialdehyde dehydrogenase: protein MSVREISMYIDGQAVPSQSQEWRDVINPATQEVVARVPFCTAEEVDRAVASAKAAFKEWRKTPLAKRMRIMLKFQALIREHTEELAALITEEHGKTLPDAAGEVGRGLEVVEHACSITSLQLGELAENAANEVDVYTLNQPLGVGAGITAFNFPIMLPCFMFPLAIAAGNTFVLKPSEQDPSSTMRLVELAHEAGVPAGVLNVVHGGPDVANQICDHPDIKALSFIGSTHVGTHIYRRASEAGKRVQSMMGAKNHCVVMPDANRSQAINNLLGSAFGAAGQRCMANSVVVLVGEAKAWLDDIVEGARNMKVGPGTQRDADLGPLISKAARDRVVRLIDAGEKEGARLLVDGRGCQVEGYPDGNFVGATVFADVKPEMTIYREEIFGPVLCVVSVDTLDEAIEFINANPNGNGTSIFTNSGWVARRFETDIDVGQVGINVPIPVPVAYFSFTGSRGSKLGDLGPNGKQAIQFWTQTKTVTARWFEPENVSSGINSTISLS from the coding sequence ATGTCCGTACGCGAGATATCCATGTACATCGACGGCCAGGCCGTCCCGTCCCAGAGCCAGGAGTGGCGCGACGTGATCAACCCCGCCACCCAGGAAGTGGTGGCGCGTGTGCCGTTCTGCACCGCCGAGGAGGTCGATCGCGCCGTGGCCAGCGCCAAGGCCGCGTTCAAGGAGTGGCGCAAGACCCCGCTGGCCAAGCGCATGCGCATCATGCTCAAGTTCCAGGCGCTGATTCGCGAACATACCGAGGAGCTTGCCGCGCTGATCACCGAGGAACACGGCAAGACACTGCCCGACGCTGCCGGCGAGGTAGGCCGCGGCCTGGAGGTGGTGGAGCACGCCTGTTCGATCACCTCGCTGCAGCTCGGCGAGCTGGCCGAGAACGCGGCCAACGAGGTCGACGTCTACACCCTCAATCAGCCGCTGGGCGTGGGCGCCGGCATCACCGCCTTCAACTTCCCGATCATGCTGCCCTGCTTCATGTTCCCGCTGGCCATCGCCGCCGGCAACACCTTCGTGCTCAAGCCCTCCGAGCAGGACCCCAGTTCCACCATGCGCCTGGTCGAGCTGGCCCACGAGGCGGGCGTGCCGGCTGGGGTGCTCAACGTGGTGCACGGCGGCCCCGACGTGGCCAACCAGATCTGCGACCACCCCGACATCAAGGCGCTCTCCTTCATCGGCTCCACCCACGTGGGCACCCACATCTACCGCCGCGCCTCCGAGGCAGGCAAGCGGGTGCAGTCGATGATGGGGGCCAAGAACCACTGCGTGGTGATGCCCGACGCCAACCGCAGCCAGGCCATCAACAACCTGCTGGGCTCCGCCTTCGGAGCTGCCGGCCAGCGCTGCATGGCCAACTCGGTGGTGGTGCTGGTGGGCGAGGCCAAGGCCTGGCTCGACGATATCGTCGAGGGGGCGCGCAACATGAAGGTGGGGCCGGGCACCCAGCGCGACGCCGACCTCGGCCCGCTGATCTCCAAGGCTGCCCGCGATCGCGTGGTGCGCCTGATCGACGCCGGCGAGAAAGAGGGCGCCAGGCTGCTGGTCGACGGCCGCGGCTGTCAGGTGGAGGGCTACCCGGACGGCAACTTCGTCGGTGCCACCGTGTTCGCCGACGTCAAGCCGGAGATGACCATCTACCGCGAGGAGATCTTCGGCCCGGTGCTGTGCGTGGTCAGCGTCGATACCCTGGATGAGGCGATCGAGTTCATCAATGCCAACCCCAACGGCAACGGCACCTCAATCTTCACCAACTCCGGCTGGGTGGCGCGCCGCTTCGAGACCGACATCGATGTCGGCCAAGTCGGTATCAACGTGCCGATCCCGGTGCCGGTGGCCTACTTCAGCTTCACCGGCTCGCGCGGCTCCAAGCTCGGTGACCTGGGCCCCAACGGCAAGCAGGCGATCCAGTTCTGGACCCAGACCAAGACCGTCACCGCGCGCTGGTTCGAACCCGAGAACGTCTCCAGCGGTATCAATAGCACGATATCGCTGAGCTGA
- a CDS encoding LysR family transcriptional regulator: protein MLDWQDIQIFLEVARSQRLIDAARRLGLDHSTLSRRTRRFEQKLNTQLFERSTHGYHLTEAGQQLLAHAEEMARHAFEAGESLADKNRQLSGQIRLGVTEGFGTWVIAPLLAAFCERHPGITLDLLALPRVVNLSRHEADLAITVERPASQGLVISRLCDYRLRLYGSESYFRRHGRPTRLDELGQHRLIGYVDDLIFSEQLSYLDPLLDPAVVGQPGPHFSIRSTSVTTQHAAALQGAGLAVLPCFMAETGDRLESVLNDDVKIVRQFWITSRQEQRRLARVRLLWDFLREALEANRALLMGEARELVLPSA from the coding sequence GTGCTCGACTGGCAGGACATCCAGATTTTCCTCGAAGTGGCGCGCAGCCAGCGGCTCATCGACGCCGCTCGGCGCCTGGGCCTGGATCACTCCACGCTGTCGCGCCGTACCCGTCGCTTCGAGCAGAAACTCAATACCCAGCTCTTCGAGCGTAGCACCCATGGCTACCACCTGACCGAAGCCGGCCAGCAGCTGCTCGCCCACGCCGAGGAGATGGCGCGCCACGCCTTCGAGGCGGGCGAGAGCCTGGCCGACAAGAACCGCCAGCTCAGCGGCCAGATTCGCCTGGGCGTGACCGAAGGCTTCGGTACCTGGGTGATCGCCCCGCTGCTCGCCGCCTTCTGCGAGCGCCACCCGGGCATCACCCTGGACCTGCTGGCCCTGCCGCGGGTGGTCAACCTGAGCCGTCACGAGGCCGACCTGGCGATCACCGTGGAGCGCCCGGCAAGCCAGGGGCTGGTCATCTCGCGGCTGTGCGACTACCGTCTGAGGCTCTACGGCAGCGAGAGCTACTTCCGCCGTCACGGCCGCCCCACGCGGCTCGACGAGCTGGGCCAGCATCGGCTGATCGGCTACGTCGACGACCTGATCTTCAGCGAGCAGCTCAGCTACCTCGACCCGCTGCTCGACCCGGCAGTAGTGGGCCAGCCGGGGCCGCACTTCTCGATTCGCAGCACCAGCGTCACCACCCAGCACGCCGCCGCCTTGCAGGGGGCAGGGCTCGCCGTGCTGCCGTGCTTCATGGCCGAGACCGGAGACCGGCTCGAGAGCGTGCTGAACGATGACGTGAAGATCGTGCGCCAGTTCTGGATCACCTCACGCCAGGAGCAGCGCCGCCTGGCGCGGGTGCGGCTACTGTGGGACTTCCTGCGCGAGGCGCTGGAGGCCAATCGGGCGCTGCTGATGGGCGAGGCGCGGGAGCTGGTGCTGCCCAGCGCCTGA
- the kynU gene encoding kynureninase, producing MPLTLDDVRELDRQDPLATFKSRFALPEGAIYLDGNSLGAQPVAAAEAVEALMAQWRDSLIQGWNQGWFDAPERLGDRLAPLLGAAPGEVLVSDTITHNLYKLLGYITEGQGRARPVILSEGGNFPTDGYIAQGFCRFGGFEHRVVPEGAALEAYLDERVAAVVLSHVHYRTGRLRDMAAITRQVHASGAEVVWDLAHSAGALPVNLAACGVRYAVGCTYKYLNGGPGAPAFLYVRRDCQNRGWQPLSGWLGHAAPFAFEADYAPAPGISQFRTGTHSPLAFAALEASLTLWQEVDLAALRHKSQRLIELFRESLSGCLDEHGISDITPPEAQRGSQVGLVVSNHGSSNAPNPGYAIVQALIERGVIGDYREPGLMRFGFAPLYLSHEDVWQAARHLREVLSAGEYLAPRFQQRGAVT from the coding sequence ATGCCCCTGACTCTCGATGATGTCCGTGAGCTGGACCGCCAGGACCCGCTGGCGACTTTCAAGTCACGTTTCGCGCTGCCGGAGGGGGCGATCTATCTCGACGGCAACTCCCTGGGTGCCCAGCCCGTGGCTGCTGCCGAGGCCGTCGAAGCGCTGATGGCGCAGTGGCGCGACTCGTTGATCCAGGGCTGGAACCAGGGCTGGTTCGACGCCCCCGAGCGGCTCGGCGACCGGCTGGCGCCGCTGCTCGGCGCCGCGCCGGGCGAGGTGCTGGTGAGCGACACCATCACCCACAACCTCTACAAGCTGCTGGGCTATATCACCGAGGGACAGGGACGGGCGCGGCCGGTGATTCTCAGTGAAGGGGGCAACTTTCCCACCGACGGCTACATCGCCCAGGGCTTCTGTCGCTTCGGCGGCTTCGAGCACCGGGTCGTGCCGGAAGGGGCAGCGCTGGAGGCGTACCTCGACGAGCGGGTGGCGGCGGTGGTGCTCAGCCACGTGCACTATCGCACCGGGCGCCTGCGCGACATGGCGGCGATCACCCGTCAGGTCCATGCCAGCGGCGCCGAGGTCGTCTGGGACCTGGCCCACTCGGCCGGCGCGCTGCCGGTGAACCTCGCCGCCTGCGGCGTGCGCTACGCGGTGGGCTGTACCTACAAGTACCTCAACGGCGGCCCCGGCGCGCCGGCCTTTCTCTACGTGCGGCGTGACTGTCAGAACCGGGGCTGGCAGCCCCTGTCGGGCTGGCTGGGGCACGCGGCGCCGTTCGCCTTCGAAGCCGACTACGCGCCGGCGCCAGGCATCTCGCAATTCCGCACCGGTACCCATTCGCCCCTCGCCTTCGCAGCGCTGGAAGCATCGCTGACCCTGTGGCAGGAGGTGGATCTCGCTGCGCTACGCCACAAGAGCCAACGCTTGATTGAGCTGTTTCGCGAGTCGCTGAGTGGCTGCCTGGACGAGCATGGCATCAGTGACATCACGCCGCCGGAGGCTCAGCGCGGCAGCCAGGTAGGATTGGTGGTGTCGAACCATGGCTCTTCCAACGCCCCGAACCCTGGCTATGCCATCGTCCAGGCGCTGATAGAGCGCGGCGTGATCGGCGACTACCGCGAGCCGGGGCTGATGCGCTTCGGTTTCGCGCCGCTCTACCTGAGCCATGAGGACGTCTGGCAGGCGGCGCGGCATCTGCGTGAGGTGCTGAGCGCAGGCGAGTATCTGGCCCCGCGCTTTCAGCAGCGCGGGGCGGTGACGTGA